The following are encoded in a window of Solibacillus sp. FSL R7-0668 genomic DNA:
- a CDS encoding DUF4179 domain-containing protein, which produces MKMKEWMELDIDNLELEQVTELEKQLVKQHVFKKRKKAPIWRSIAMAAVILISGAAITTFAFPSVASQIPFMNNVISYFDDSYGQYTNFEGFSDDLGLVDSDNGISILIDHAVYDGTNIIVSYALETEKNLGKSIAVSGGNWFDVKGAIALGGSDQIIQIDEHHYAGVAEFTPRFENDEQPETIEVIWTPKAFYNHDTGEEIKGDWSFNFSLDRLEGIVLTVNKTGTSSDVSLTVNSIEFTDVSTVLSYKQFASDELMESWLSVTPTFAVKDDLGNVYIDGIGGGGQTSDNFKTFTGTTSFGAIKEGATKLFIEPTAIASLESGLGHKKITLDTIVVELPK; this is translated from the coding sequence ATGAAAATGAAAGAGTGGATGGAGCTCGACATCGATAACCTCGAATTAGAACAAGTAACGGAGCTTGAAAAACAACTCGTCAAACAGCATGTCTTCAAAAAACGGAAAAAAGCTCCGATTTGGAGATCGATAGCGATGGCTGCTGTAATACTTATTAGTGGCGCAGCTATTACAACATTTGCATTTCCGTCTGTAGCCTCTCAAATTCCGTTTATGAATAATGTCATCAGCTATTTTGATGATAGTTATGGACAATATACAAACTTTGAAGGATTCTCTGATGATTTAGGCCTTGTGGATTCAGACAACGGCATTTCGATTTTAATCGACCATGCTGTATATGATGGAACGAATATTATCGTTTCTTATGCCCTTGAAACTGAAAAAAATCTAGGGAAATCCATTGCTGTTAGTGGAGGAAACTGGTTTGATGTTAAGGGCGCCATTGCGTTGGGTGGTAGCGATCAAATTATTCAAATCGATGAACATCACTATGCCGGCGTGGCTGAATTTACCCCTCGTTTTGAAAATGACGAACAACCTGAAACAATTGAAGTAATATGGACGCCAAAAGCATTTTATAACCACGATACAGGAGAAGAAATTAAGGGTGATTGGTCATTTAACTTCTCGCTGGATCGATTAGAGGGTATCGTACTAACTGTCAATAAAACAGGTACAAGTAGCGATGTCAGCTTAACAGTAAATTCCATCGAATTCACAGACGTTTCAACGGTTTTATCGTATAAACAATTCGCAAGCGATGAACTCATGGAATCTTGGCTATCGGTAACACCTACTTTCGCAGTAAAAGACGATTTAGGAAATGTGTATATAGATGGCATAGGCGGTGGTGGACAAACTTCCGATAACTTTAAAACGTTCACAGGCACTACTTCATTCGGTGCAATTAAAGAAGGTGCAACCAAGCTATTCATTGAGCCAACTGCCATTGCAAGCTTAGAAAGTGGTCTTGGTCATAAAAAAATTACGCTTGATACGATTGTAGTAGAGTTACCAAAATAA
- a CDS encoding RidA family protein, translating to MSTIEQRLHELGLQLPEATHPLYHYVPVTIHQNVAYISGQVPRINGDIPYPGKVGQDVTIEQAGELAEYCVLKGLSCLKAQIGSLDQVEKILKVTGYVQVASDFYEPSKVLDAASALLEKIFGEKGRHARTAVGVATLPSNTPIEIDFIIAIK from the coding sequence TTGAGCACCATTGAACAGCGCCTACATGAATTAGGCTTACAGCTACCTGAAGCTACACACCCGCTTTACCACTATGTACCCGTAACAATTCACCAAAATGTTGCATATATTAGCGGACAAGTACCACGTATCAACGGAGATATTCCTTATCCTGGTAAGGTCGGGCAAGATGTCACAATCGAGCAGGCAGGTGAGCTCGCTGAATACTGTGTATTAAAAGGCCTTAGCTGCTTGAAAGCACAGATTGGTTCACTCGACCAAGTCGAAAAAATCCTTAAAGTAACCGGCTATGTTCAAGTAGCCTCTGACTTTTACGAGCCGTCAAAAGTGCTTGATGCCGCCTCAGCGTTACTCGAAAAAATCTTTGGCGAAAAAGGACGCCATGCACGGACTGCAGTCGGTGTCGCAACACTTCCTAGTAACACACCGATTGAAATTGATTTTATCATTGCAATTAAATAA
- a CDS encoding threonine ammonia-lyase: MITLKEIQEARQRIQNVVYETPLLQSEQLSNLCGNQLFLKAEHLQKTGSFKIRGASNMVIHAIENGAQHVTTASSGNHGQAVAYVAKKYGVPSTIVVPENASQCKINAIIGYGGQVEKCGTTSGERLPRAQQIADEQSGIYIPPYDDPLIMAGQGTVGLEILQQLHHIDAIVVPIGGGGLISGILTAVKETNPAIQIIGVEPELANDTYLSLQNQKITAIPATNTIADGLRTNQPGDLTFPVLTKYLDDLVLVSEDEIRMAFSFVMERTKQLIEPSSATTVAAVLYNKLNMQGKNIVTLISGGNVDLENAQSMIVDTAKFSQINS; this comes from the coding sequence ATGATTACATTAAAAGAGATTCAAGAGGCAAGACAGCGTATACAAAATGTCGTCTATGAAACACCACTTCTTCAATCAGAGCAATTGTCGAATTTATGTGGCAACCAATTATTTTTAAAAGCAGAGCACCTGCAAAAAACAGGCTCGTTTAAAATACGTGGGGCTAGCAATATGGTCATACATGCAATTGAAAACGGTGCTCAGCATGTCACAACGGCATCATCCGGCAATCACGGACAAGCCGTAGCTTACGTGGCTAAAAAATATGGCGTGCCATCAACCATCGTTGTGCCTGAAAATGCAAGCCAGTGCAAAATTAATGCCATCATCGGATATGGTGGACAAGTCGAAAAATGCGGAACAACATCTGGTGAACGTCTACCAAGGGCACAGCAAATTGCCGACGAACAAAGCGGCATCTACATCCCACCTTATGATGATCCGCTCATTATGGCCGGACAAGGAACAGTAGGATTAGAAATTTTACAGCAGCTTCATCATATTGATGCGATTGTTGTACCAATTGGAGGTGGCGGCTTAATATCAGGAATTTTAACGGCTGTAAAAGAAACAAACCCCGCCATTCAAATTATTGGAGTTGAGCCTGAGCTAGCGAATGATACATATCTATCTCTACAAAACCAAAAAATCACAGCGATTCCTGCAACAAACACCATTGCAGATGGCTTGCGAACAAACCAGCCAGGTGATTTAACATTCCCTGTGTTAACGAAGTACTTAGATGATTTGGTGCTTGTAAGTGAGGATGAAATTCGTATGGCCTTTAGTTTTGTAATGGAACGTACAAAGCAACTCATTGAACCTTCAAGTGCTACAACAGTTGCAGCCGTGCTTTATAATAAGCTCAATATGCAAGGAAAAAATATCGTTACGCTTATATCTGGTGGCAATGTTGACCTTGAAAATGCCCAAAGTATGATTGTAGATACAGCAAAGTTTTCACAGATAAACAGCTAG
- a CDS encoding hydrolase, whose protein sequence is MGSRIMHAIIAKKVADALHITNKSNFILGGIAADASSNKEASHFYAGKHEDYTRRIDYDAFINKYNEHATNDYILGYYVHLIADEYWLQGFYLPWLKNRIEANTEILSLYHQDFRVLNSKLIHYYNLKDELIASLTNSASILKLDEVQPSEVMPFSRSVINDMNDDIGNLHANLNVFTLEQIIGYIETAVAKSVYLIKHRQGSM, encoded by the coding sequence ATGGGATCTAGAATTATGCATGCCATTATCGCTAAAAAAGTGGCTGATGCTTTACACATTACGAATAAATCAAATTTTATATTAGGTGGAATTGCAGCAGATGCTTCTTCCAATAAAGAAGCATCTCATTTTTACGCTGGAAAGCATGAGGATTATACACGTAGAATTGATTATGACGCATTCATTAATAAATATAATGAACATGCTACCAATGACTATATTCTTGGCTATTATGTACATCTTATTGCCGATGAATATTGGCTTCAAGGTTTCTATTTGCCGTGGTTAAAAAATCGAATTGAGGCAAACACCGAAATACTTTCGCTATATCATCAGGATTTTAGAGTACTGAATTCAAAGCTTATTCATTATTATAATTTAAAAGATGAACTCATCGCTTCTTTAACAAATAGCGCTTCAATATTAAAGCTAGATGAAGTTCAGCCTAGTGAAGTCATGCCATTTTCGCGTTCTGTTATCAATGATATGAATGATGATATTGGTAATCTTCACGCCAATCTAAACGTATTTACGCTAGAACAAATTATTGGCTATATTGAAACAGCCGTTGCAAAAAGCGTTTATCTAATTAAGCACAGACAAGGTAGCATGTAG
- a CDS encoding HAD family hydrolase has translation MKAILFDLDGTLLNRDASVKVFVEKQYERLQDVVGHISKQRYIERFIELDQRGYVWKDKVYAQIVQEFAITKMTAEQLLEDYLHEFKYSCVAFPNLLKMLESLKNAHYRLGIITNGYGQFQMDNIKALQIEHYFDIILVSEWEGMKKPDERIFLKALNQLQVAPCESVFVGDHPENDVRAAKQVGMKGIWKKDAGWEEVLADVVIEDLLELVPVLENFEKVSH, from the coding sequence GTGAAGGCAATCCTATTTGATTTGGATGGGACTTTATTAAATCGAGATGCATCTGTAAAAGTTTTTGTAGAAAAGCAATATGAGCGTTTACAGGATGTTGTGGGACATATTTCGAAGCAGCGATATATTGAGCGTTTTATTGAACTGGATCAGCGTGGCTATGTTTGGAAAGATAAAGTGTATGCGCAAATTGTACAGGAGTTTGCTATTACGAAAATGACGGCAGAGCAGCTACTAGAAGATTATTTGCATGAATTCAAATATAGCTGTGTGGCCTTTCCGAATTTGCTGAAAATGTTAGAAAGTTTAAAGAACGCGCATTATCGACTAGGCATTATTACGAATGGCTATGGTCAATTTCAGATGGATAATATAAAGGCGTTACAAATCGAACATTATTTTGATATCATTTTGGTGTCTGAATGGGAGGGCATGAAAAAGCCTGATGAGCGGATTTTTTTAAAGGCTTTAAATCAGTTACAAGTTGCACCTTGTGAAAGTGTGTTTGTTGGAGACCACCCTGAAAACGATGTAAGAGCAGCAAAGCAAGTAGGAATGAAGGGCATTTGGAAAAAGGATGCTGGGTGGGAGGAAGTTTTGGCAGATGTCGTGATAGAGGATTTGCTCGAATTAGTACCCGTACTCGAAAATTTTGAAAAGGTGAGCCACTAA
- a CDS encoding GNAT family N-acetyltransferase — protein MDVIQPVNDAQQIIEVIHAAFKRYEMDTMPSSALVETEKTIESELQQGVLIFGAYVNQQLVGIIKVLRQKDYFYFSRLSVLPAFQGKGIASALIDYIEKRALQENSHNVRCKVRKSETNNIRLYNKLGYEITKEEMTTSPTGFVMATVTMEKEV, from the coding sequence ATGGATGTTATTCAGCCTGTTAATGATGCACAGCAAATAATTGAAGTAATTCATGCGGCATTTAAACGCTATGAAATGGATACGATGCCTTCAAGTGCATTAGTCGAAACGGAAAAAACAATTGAAAGCGAATTACAGCAAGGGGTTCTTATATTTGGTGCCTATGTAAATCAACAATTGGTAGGGATTATTAAGGTTTTACGGCAGAAGGATTATTTCTATTTTTCGAGGCTTTCAGTGCTACCCGCTTTTCAAGGAAAGGGCATTGCATCGGCTTTAATTGATTATATTGAAAAACGAGCTTTGCAGGAAAATAGTCACAATGTTCGCTGCAAAGTGCGAAAATCAGAAACAAATAATATTCGTTTATATAATAAGCTTGGCTATGAAATTACGAAGGAAGAAATGACGACAAGTCCAACTGGTTTTGTAATGGCGACAGTGACGATGGAAAAGGAGGTTTAA
- a CDS encoding DUF6773 family protein, translated as MGLFKQKIVDERVQNMQNKIYREIYYIVYLICISSLIIKMFLYGRGFEHVTTELIILLTCAIYYSIRGMYSGVLSEEVEIHDANSKYRFSTKTIVIGILCGVVIALAMALNSAINYADSNAQALEYFFIVFLISLVIYAPFLAVFLFIGQQSAVKKSKKINDKMLEDNENEW; from the coding sequence ATGGGGTTATTTAAACAAAAAATTGTTGATGAGCGCGTACAAAACATGCAAAACAAAATTTACCGTGAAATTTACTACATTGTGTATTTGATCTGTATCAGTTCATTAATTATTAAAATGTTTCTTTACGGGCGCGGGTTCGAACATGTAACAACTGAACTGATTATCTTATTGACATGCGCCATCTATTATAGTATTCGCGGGATGTATAGCGGGGTTTTATCCGAAGAAGTTGAAATCCATGATGCCAACAGCAAATATCGCTTTAGCACAAAAACAATCGTAATTGGCATCCTTTGTGGTGTTGTAATTGCTCTAGCTATGGCATTAAATAGTGCCATCAATTATGCAGATTCTAATGCGCAAGCTCTTGAGTATTTCTTTATCGTATTTTTAATTTCATTAGTCATCTATGCACCATTTTTAGCCGTATTTTTATTTATTGGCCAGCAATCAGCCGTTAAAAAAAGCAAGAAAATTAATGATAAAATGCTTGAAGATAACGAAAATGAGTGGTGA
- a CDS encoding helix-turn-helix transcriptional regulator codes for MKNVRLKMARIEMDLSQEELAKKVGVTRQTIGLIELGKYNPTLSVCIAICKTLNKTLDELFWEQA; via the coding sequence TTGAAAAATGTACGCTTAAAAATGGCTCGAATTGAAATGGATTTATCACAAGAGGAGCTTGCAAAAAAAGTGGGGGTAACACGCCAAACGATCGGCTTAATTGAGCTTGGCAAATACAATCCAACACTCAGTGTATGTATCGCCATTTGCAAAACATTAAATAAGACACTTGATGAATTATTTTGGGAGCAAGCCTAA
- a CDS encoding ComEC/Rec2 family competence protein: MTKSMKKIYIIICLLLVTACSGQETSLEENFIVHAFKVGKADSLLVSHQGQYVLIDAGEEDDGEKIVAYLQENRINKLQALIITHYDKDHVGGADHIVKSLDIEHIYGPNYVSNSKQTLEFLQAVDEKQMTLETITENYELSIGMAKGEIYPPKQLNFNGDNDHSLVMSLRYGETSFLFAGDIEAPRIAELLAHSSMAMSHTFLKVPHHGRYNEQTTVLIEAVQPEYALITCSNKNPEQPETVEALEAAGAQIYTTRPGDVEFRSNGESIKVYE, from the coding sequence GTGACAAAATCGATGAAAAAAATTTATATAATTATTTGTTTGCTGCTTGTAACTGCTTGTAGCGGACAGGAGACGTCGTTAGAGGAAAACTTTATTGTACATGCTTTTAAAGTGGGGAAGGCAGATAGCTTATTAGTTTCTCATCAAGGGCAATATGTATTAATCGATGCTGGGGAAGAAGATGATGGTGAAAAAATTGTGGCCTATCTACAGGAGAACCGTATAAATAAATTACAGGCGCTCATTATTACGCATTATGATAAGGACCATGTAGGTGGTGCGGATCATATTGTAAAGTCCTTGGATATCGAGCATATTTATGGGCCGAATTATGTTAGTAATAGTAAACAGACATTAGAATTTTTGCAGGCAGTGGATGAAAAACAGATGACGCTTGAAACAATCACAGAAAACTATGAGCTTTCAATAGGAATGGCAAAGGGGGAAATTTATCCGCCGAAGCAATTGAATTTTAATGGGGATAATGATCATTCTTTAGTCATGAGTTTGCGGTACGGGGAGACGAGCTTTTTATTTGCTGGTGATATTGAAGCGCCTCGCATTGCAGAGCTATTAGCGCATTCAAGCATGGCCATGTCGCATACATTTTTGAAGGTTCCACATCATGGCCGTTATAATGAGCAAACGACTGTGCTCATTGAAGCAGTACAGCCTGAATATGCATTAATTACTTGCTCTAATAAAAACCCGGAGCAGCCTGAAACCGTCGAGGCACTTGAAGCAGCTGGAGCACAAATTTATACTACGCGTCCTGGTGATGTTGAATTTAGGTCAAATGGTGAAAGTATAAAAGTGTATGAGTAA
- a CDS encoding GNAT family N-acetyltransferase, with the protein MLIRQANEQDAPHILEVMHDAEASGFMLFEPNERQLTSDSLSKYIKTMNSAPKSSFFVAEDKGRILGYLLVKAENLARTSHRASIAIGVHSLSRGKGTGTKLFQHVLIWAKQQQLHRLELTVIEHNSHAIHLYKKMGFTKEGIKKDSLWINGQFVNEIYMSILL; encoded by the coding sequence ATGTTAATAAGACAAGCAAACGAACAAGATGCACCACATATTTTAGAAGTAATGCACGACGCTGAAGCTTCTGGTTTTATGCTATTTGAACCAAATGAAAGACAGCTTACCTCTGATTCCTTAAGCAAATATATTAAAACAATGAACAGTGCTCCTAAATCCAGCTTCTTTGTTGCAGAAGATAAAGGAAGAATTTTAGGCTATCTACTAGTAAAGGCTGAGAATTTGGCTCGTACCTCTCATCGTGCGTCCATTGCAATAGGTGTACACAGCCTTAGTCGCGGAAAAGGTACAGGTACTAAGCTATTTCAACATGTACTCATTTGGGCAAAACAGCAACAATTACACCGCCTAGAGTTAACTGTTATTGAGCATAATAGCCATGCCATTCATCTTTATAAAAAAATGGGCTTTACAAAAGAAGGTATAAAAAAAGACTCGCTATGGATCAATGGACAATTTGTTAATGAAATTTATATGAGTATTCTTCTCTAA